One Vibrio pomeroyi genomic region harbors:
- a CDS encoding HAD family hydrolase has product MKKITLLSVAILSSLSFSSFAKDCDPNLLPSWKDSESKSAIVDFVGQATKAESDTFVAVQDRIAVFDNDGTLWSEKPYYFQLAFALDRVKEMAPEHPEWKTEEPFKFVLEDDIESVLGSGEEGLLKIIMATHSGMTVEDYQQDVKQWLAVAKDERFNKAYTDLTYQPMKEMLTYLQEHDFKTYIVSGGGVDFMRAWAPQAYNIPPEQIIGSALKYNYSYNGGSPTVTKDSSILTIDDKAGKVTNIQHIIGKKPILAVGNSDGDQAMMQWATSQPNSMAMIVHHTDAEREWKYDRESHVGKLDKALDEANSRGDWTLIDMKSDWCEVY; this is encoded by the coding sequence ATGAAGAAAATAACCCTTTTGTCCGTTGCGATTTTATCTAGCCTCTCTTTCTCATCTTTTGCTAAAGATTGTGATCCCAATTTGCTGCCTTCTTGGAAAGACAGTGAGAGTAAATCTGCTATCGTCGACTTTGTTGGTCAAGCCACCAAAGCAGAGTCTGATACGTTCGTGGCAGTCCAAGATCGTATTGCTGTATTTGATAACGACGGTACGCTTTGGTCAGAAAAGCCTTACTACTTCCAACTTGCCTTTGCGCTAGATCGTGTAAAAGAGATGGCGCCTGAACACCCTGAGTGGAAAACGGAAGAACCGTTTAAGTTTGTACTCGAAGATGATATTGAGAGTGTTCTGGGCAGTGGCGAAGAAGGTTTATTGAAAATCATCATGGCGACACACTCTGGTATGACAGTCGAAGATTACCAGCAAGATGTTAAGCAATGGTTGGCGGTAGCAAAAGACGAGCGCTTCAATAAAGCGTATACAGACCTAACTTACCAGCCAATGAAAGAGATGCTGACCTACCTGCAAGAGCACGACTTCAAAACTTACATCGTGTCGGGAGGTGGCGTTGATTTCATGCGAGCGTGGGCTCCGCAAGCTTATAACATCCCGCCAGAGCAAATCATCGGCAGCGCACTTAAATACAACTACAGCTATAACGGTGGTAGTCCGACCGTGACCAAAGATTCGTCCATTTTGACGATTGATGACAAAGCCGGAAAAGTCACTAACATTCAGCATATTATCGGTAAGAAGCCGATTCTAGCGGTGGGTAATTCAGACGGTGACCAAGCGATGATGCAGTGGGCAACCAGTCAACCAAACTCAATGGCAATGATTGTTCATCACACCGATGCCGAGCGTGAGTGGAAGTACGATCGTGAGTCTCATGTTGGCAAGCTTGATAAGGCGCTAGATGAAGCGAACTCTAGAGGTGATTGGACGCTGATCGACATGAAATCCGATTGGTGTGAAGTGTATTAA
- a CDS encoding TetR/AcrR family transcriptional regulator has product MPKIVNHDEKKAQIIEAFLDLSTTSGLENVSLRGVASHANVSLRQVQYYFGTKDTLVLAGLHTLEQQSHQAVAESLSKIGEQASASDTIKAIFKQALPTDEQSRRFHHLWMSYAMLSITQSGFEDKTLLTGTDRLQAQLESLLNQGVADGEFCRELNVALEAVSLLGLINGLGTAVLLKQQTVESATNTFMYQLSKLSR; this is encoded by the coding sequence ATGCCGAAGATCGTTAATCATGATGAGAAGAAAGCTCAGATAATCGAGGCATTCTTAGACTTATCGACAACATCAGGGTTAGAGAATGTGTCGCTGAGAGGGGTTGCCTCCCATGCCAATGTATCTTTGCGTCAGGTTCAATACTATTTCGGTACCAAAGATACGCTTGTATTAGCAGGGCTACATACTTTGGAACAACAGAGTCACCAAGCCGTCGCGGAAAGTTTGTCTAAAATTGGCGAACAAGCCAGTGCTTCTGACACCATAAAGGCCATTTTTAAACAAGCACTTCCAACCGATGAACAGAGCCGGCGCTTTCACCACCTTTGGATGTCCTACGCGATGTTATCGATAACGCAATCTGGATTTGAGGATAAGACCTTGTTGACCGGAACAGACCGACTTCAGGCACAGCTAGAGTCGCTTCTTAATCAGGGAGTGGCGGATGGAGAGTTTTGTCGTGAGCTGAATGTCGCGTTGGAAGCCGTAAGTTTACTTGGTTTGATTAATGGCTTAGGAACAGCGGTGCTCTTAAAGCAGCAGACCGTTGAGAGTGCTACAAACACGTTCATGTATCAGTTATCTAAACTGTCTCGTTAG